DNA from Diaphorobacter limosus:
GCGTGGGGCGCGGCGCGGCCCGGCCGGATGACTGACTGTTCCTTGCCCCATCACAACACCAGGAGACCCCATGAGCAACGCACATGAACTCGTCACGCTGGCCGCCGATCTGGAGCGCATGCTCAAGCTGCGCACTCCGCCCATCGGCATGAAACTGCTGGAGTCCGCCGAGACGCTGCGGCAGATCCCCAAGCTGCGGCGCCCGCAGGCCATCCACACCATGGACCAGATCGTCGGCCAGGCCGCGCGCCTGGGCTGGACCATGGGCGTGCAGGCCGCTGACCTGGTGGGTGAGCAATGCCGCGCCGTCGTCGGCCTGGGCGGACAGGATGCCGACTGGTATTCGGGCCAGGCCATGACCGGCGTCTGGTTTGCCACCGTGGAGGACTCCGCGCGCCACCAGGCCGCGATGGACGTGGTGCCCGTGGGCCGCTACCAGGCGCTGGTGGTGGCGCCGCTGCAGCGCTGGCCGGACTTTGGCGCGGGCGCCGACGAACCCGACATCGCGCTGTTCTACGCTACGCCAGGCGCCATGATCTACTTCATCAACGGCCTGCAGTGGTCGGGCTATGAGCGCTTTGACTGGAGCGTCGTCGGCGAATCCTCCTGTGCCGACTCCTGGGGCCGCGCCCTGAAGACCGGCAAACCCAGCCTGTCCATCCCCTGCTTTGCCGAGCGCCGCTATGGCGGCGTGCTGGACGACGAGATGCTGATGGCGCTCAAGCCTGCCGATATCGCCAGATCGCTCGCCGGCATGCAGGCGCTGGCCAGGAACGGCCTGCGCTACCCGTTTGCCAGTTATGGCATCCAGCAGGACGCCAGGGCCGGCATGGGCGTGAGCTACCCGAAGAAAGAGGCCTGAACCCTGCTCTGGCCGGCGGACTGCCAACGGGTTTCACAACGCCTGCGAGCTGACCACGATGCCGTCGGCGTCGGCATACAGCCAGTCGCCCGGGCGCACCCACACACCCTGGATCTGCACCGCCACCTCGGCCAGGCCCTCGCCGCGCTTTTCGGTGGGCAGGGGCATCAGCGCCAGCGCGCGTATGCCCACCTGCTCGGCATTGAGCTCGGCCACGTCGCGCACGCAGCCGTTGACCACGATGCCGGCCCAGCCGTTGCGCGCCGCGCTGGCCGCCAGGTTGCCGCCCACCAGGGCGCGGCGCAGGGAGCCGCCGCCGTCCACCACCAGCACGCGGCCCCGGCCCGGGCTGTCCACCGCGGCCTTCACCAGGGTGTTGTCCTCGAAGCATTTCACGGTGCTGACCGGCCCGCTGAAGGCCGCCACGCCACCAAAACATTGGAATACGGGCGGCAGCACCCAGAAGCTGCCGCTGTCGTCGCCCTTGTGGGCGTCGCACATGTCACAGGTACTGAAGGCTGCTGAGGTCGTCATGGGGCAAGGTCTCTCTGATGATGAAGGGGCTGCGGCGGGCCGCGCGCGCATTATCGGGCGTGGCCGCCGGCGGTGACACGCAACAAATCGAGGCAAAAAAGAAACGATTTCCCTTGGAGCGGCGTTTTTTTCCCAGTAGCATCGCGCGAACCAGTAAAGCAGCAGACTTTCGCTGGCAATACTTATTCATTTCCAAGAGGACCGTACGACATGGCAACTGCTAAGACCGCCCCCGCAGCCCCGGCAAAGAAGCGCACCCCC
Protein-coding regions in this window:
- a CDS encoding DUF169 domain-containing protein, whose translation is MSNAHELVTLAADLERMLKLRTPPIGMKLLESAETLRQIPKLRRPQAIHTMDQIVGQAARLGWTMGVQAADLVGEQCRAVVGLGGQDADWYSGQAMTGVWFATVEDSARHQAAMDVVPVGRYQALVVAPLQRWPDFGAGADEPDIALFYATPGAMIYFINGLQWSGYERFDWSVVGESSCADSWGRALKTGKPSLSIPCFAERRYGGVLDDEMLMALKPADIARSLAGMQALARNGLRYPFASYGIQQDARAGMGVSYPKKEA
- the rraA gene encoding ribonuclease E activity regulator RraA, which codes for MTTSAAFSTCDMCDAHKGDDSGSFWVLPPVFQCFGGVAAFSGPVSTVKCFEDNTLVKAAVDSPGRGRVLVVDGGGSLRRALVGGNLAASAARNGWAGIVVNGCVRDVAELNAEQVGIRALALMPLPTEKRGEGLAEVAVQIQGVWVRPGDWLYADADGIVVSSQAL